In one window of Haloimpatiens sp. FM7315 DNA:
- a CDS encoding TrkA family potassium uptake protein, translating to MKAIVVGGGKVGYYLVRTLKEKGFKITIIERNYDLCRKIAEEMDVEAINGDGTDIDVLKDAGIQETEVVAAVTGADEENFVICQSIKTNFKDIDTIARVNNPKTKRFLKL from the coding sequence ATGAAGGCTATAGTAGTAGGTGGTGGCAAGGTAGGATACTATCTTGTGAGAACACTTAAGGAAAAAGGATTTAAGATTACTATAATTGAAAGAAATTATGATTTGTGTAGAAAAATAGCTGAAGAAATGGATGTAGAGGCTATAAACGGAGATGGTACTGATATAGATGTTTTAAAAGATGCTGGGATACAAGAGACAGAGGTTGTTGCAGCGGTTACAGGAGCAGATGAAGAAAATTTTGTTATATGTCAAAGTATTAAGACAAATTTTAAGGATATAGACACTATAGCAAGAGTAAATAATCCAAAAACCAAGAGGTTTTTAAAGCTTTAG
- a CDS encoding RNA polymerase sigma factor, protein MLFGKSKKRQNNIKDLKRFEDEISLIYKELYRFVYSMIKNKTITEDCIQNTLLIAYKNYENLRAKDKFKSWIFTIARREGIKILNKNYKEFPEKDDMLQLVINKENNLDIAEDTVLMKELTSIVLKGIGKLKPEYKEILNLRYYNDMTFEEIAKILDINVNTVRTRHMRAKDKIYKFLIENYYDCEEIKKENV, encoded by the coding sequence ATGTTGTTTGGAAAAAGTAAAAAACGCCAAAATAATATTAAGGATTTGAAACGATTTGAAGATGAAATTTCTCTTATATATAAGGAGCTTTATAGGTTTGTTTACTCAATGATTAAAAATAAGACAATAACTGAGGACTGTATTCAAAATACCCTTCTCATTGCCTATAAAAATTATGAGAATTTGAGAGCTAAAGATAAGTTTAAATCTTGGATATTTACTATAGCGAGAAGAGAGGGTATTAAGATTTTAAATAAAAATTATAAGGAGTTTCCTGAAAAAGATGACATGCTCCAATTAGTTATAAATAAAGAAAATAATTTAGATATAGCGGAAGATACAGTTTTAATGAAAGAACTTACCAGTATCGTTTTAAAGGGAATTGGCAAATTAAAACCTGAATATAAAGAAATACTAAATTTAAGGTATTACAATGATATGACTTTTGAGGAAATAGCTAAGATTTTAGATATAAACGTAAATACTGTTCGGACAAGACATATGAGGGCAAAAGATAAGATATATAAGTTTTTAATTGAAAATTATTATGATTGTGAGGAAATAAAAAAGGAGAATGTATAG
- a CDS encoding GerAB/ArcD/ProY family transporter, with product MANYIIKMCPEDNILSINRNIFGNIFGNILNLLFAVPMCFYIFSISSDYTNVVLTYIVAFLKPIKILNISLLIVAYTAYKGLQSLSKANEYIGYLIILLIIMSAAALKHGDIKNLQPVLQTPFKDILKTTLSSIYFFSGTESLLLYCNKAKNKDSIRKSSFIGLLISSIIWVWIILITIYYLGIDIIPKCKWSFILVFESINLPIINNFRYVFMFQWVLMCLRIISNYYYFASFTISDVFKLNRKKVCIYMYLPCLYISYKLTNLFLRKKLIDFLSPVFLVFNVSLLILISIITFIRNKKHAKPMQKSPKEELK from the coding sequence TTGGCAAATTACATTATAAAAATGTGTCCAGAAGATAATATTCTGAGTATAAATAGAAATATTTTTGGAAATATTTTTGGAAATATTTTAAATTTATTATTTGCGGTTCCAATGTGCTTTTATATATTTTCTATATCCTCAGATTATACAAATGTTGTTTTAACTTATATAGTTGCTTTTTTAAAACCTATAAAAATTCTAAATATATCCCTACTAATTGTAGCTTATACAGCTTATAAAGGATTGCAATCTTTAAGTAAAGCTAATGAATACATAGGTTATTTAATAATTTTACTTATTATTATGTCCGCCGCTGCTTTAAAGCATGGAGATATAAAAAATTTACAACCAGTTTTACAAACACCATTTAAGGATATATTAAAAACCACTTTAAGCAGCATTTACTTTTTCTCTGGTACTGAATCATTACTTTTATATTGCAACAAAGCAAAAAATAAAGACTCAATTAGAAAGTCTTCCTTTATTGGTCTTTTAATTAGTTCTATTATTTGGGTTTGGATTATACTTATCACTATATATTATCTAGGAATAGACATAATTCCAAAATGTAAATGGTCCTTTATACTTGTTTTTGAAAGTATTAATTTACCAATTATAAATAACTTTAGATATGTATTTATGTTTCAATGGGTATTAATGTGTTTAAGGATAATAAGCAATTACTATTATTTTGCTAGTTTTACAATTTCAGATGTTTTTAAATTAAATAGAAAAAAAGTATGTATATATATGTATTTGCCTTGCCTTTATATATCTTATAAACTCACAAACCTTTTTTTAAGAAAGAAACTAATTGATTTTTTATCCCCAGTTTTTTTAGTATTTAATGTATCTTTATTGATTTTAATATCAATTATAACCTTTATACGAAATAAAAAGCACGCTAAACCAATGCAAAAATCGCCTAAGGAGGAGCTTAAATGA
- a CDS encoding ATP-binding protein, which produces MRKTLKFKFTLVHLGLVFIIAFMGVFSYYNFSTIRNSIDGFLTDNYKSINAANNMLDVIEKQNIYMVDYINGGDKASLDVFYNENNEFYKWFNIEWNNITEKDERAYVVEVKSSYVRLLASFSSLQKIRVTKGQKESISYYNDNIIPLYSKLTRSLRDLSLLNEKSMFNNNDNITVNTNRIMNLVLVLSLALVVTCFFIATFLVNKFLHPIELLTETMKLVKEGELDKEAPVVSNDEIGKLAIEFNNMTKRLKQFEQSTMGKLMNEKNKSIAIVKSISEPLMVLDENYKIVLINDKCEEFFSIDEKNVSGKHFLEAIRNGEIYDFIHYTYEEELEYDQKIFSIMHLGKENFFNITVTAIRDSSSFLEGVAIFFQNITELKSLEKVRADFVSSISHEFKTPITSLTFGASLLKNDKLGGLNDKQLEIVDTIQEEAYRLSELVTDLLKLSKVECEKPIFNMNNFNMKDAVLKSVAEFKTVAEKKAVNFDYNFLDNLKDVKGDFEKITWVLNNLISNAIKFTTKDGKITIRVWNSINKVYVSVKDTGVGIPEQYIGKIFEKFVRIPRDDEKGGTGLGLAICKQIVEVHGGEIWCKSSVGKGSEFVFYIPFK; this is translated from the coding sequence ATGAGAAAGACTTTAAAATTCAAATTTACTTTAGTGCATTTAGGATTAGTATTTATAATTGCATTTATGGGGGTGTTTTCCTATTATAATTTTTCAACTATAAGAAACTCCATAGATGGATTTTTGACAGATAATTATAAAAGTATAAATGCAGCAAATAACATGTTAGACGTTATTGAAAAGCAAAATATATATATGGTTGATTATATAAATGGCGGAGATAAAGCTAGTTTAGATGTATTTTATAATGAAAATAATGAGTTTTACAAATGGTTTAATATAGAATGGAATAACATAACTGAAAAAGATGAGAGAGCGTATGTAGTGGAGGTAAAATCCTCTTATGTAAGACTACTTGCAAGCTTTTCTTCTTTACAGAAAATAAGAGTTACAAAGGGACAAAAAGAGAGTATAAGTTATTATAATGATAACATAATTCCCTTATATTCTAAGTTAACTAGGTCTTTAAGAGATCTTTCACTTTTAAATGAAAAATCAATGTTTAATAATAATGATAACATAACTGTCAATACAAACAGGATTATGAATTTAGTTTTAGTTTTATCATTAGCTTTGGTTGTCACCTGCTTTTTTATTGCCACATTTTTAGTTAATAAATTTTTGCATCCAATAGAGCTTCTTACAGAAACTATGAAGTTAGTTAAAGAAGGTGAACTGGATAAAGAGGCTCCGGTGGTGTCAAATGACGAGATTGGTAAATTAGCTATAGAGTTTAATAATATGACTAAGAGACTAAAACAATTTGAACAAAGCACTATGGGGAAACTTATGAATGAGAAAAATAAGTCAATTGCTATAGTAAAGAGTATATCTGAACCTTTAATGGTATTAGATGAAAATTATAAGATAGTCCTTATTAACGATAAGTGCGAAGAGTTTTTTTCAATAGATGAAAAGAATGTCTCTGGAAAACATTTTTTAGAGGCTATTAGAAATGGAGAAATTTATGATTTTATCCACTATACTTATGAAGAAGAATTGGAATATGATCAAAAAATATTTTCTATAATGCATTTAGGCAAGGAAAATTTTTTCAATATAACAGTTACAGCTATAAGGGATAGCTCATCATTTTTGGAGGGAGTTGCTATATTTTTTCAAAATATTACGGAACTTAAAAGTTTAGAGAAGGTAAGGGCGGATTTTGTATCATCTATATCTCATGAATTTAAAACTCCTATTACTTCTTTAACTTTTGGAGCAAGTTTACTTAAAAATGACAAACTAGGAGGACTTAATGATAAGCAGTTAGAAATCGTAGATACAATTCAAGAAGAGGCCTATAGACTGTCAGAATTAGTAACTGATTTGCTTAAGTTATCTAAAGTTGAGTGCGAAAAGCCAATATTTAATATGAATAATTTTAATATGAAAGATGCTGTTTTAAAATCAGTTGCTGAATTTAAAACTGTAGCTGAGAAGAAGGCGGTTAATTTTGATTATAATTTTTTGGATAATCTAAAGGATGTTAAAGGGGATTTTGAAAAGATCACTTGGGTATTAAATAACCTAATCTCCAATGCAATTAAGTTTACGACAAAGGATGGAAAAATAACAATAAGAGTATGGAACAGTATAAATAAGGTATATGTTTCTGTTAAAGATACAGGGGTTGGAATACCAGAACAGTATATAGGAAAGATATTTGAAAAGTTTGTTAGAATTCCAAGAGATGATGAAAAAGGTGGAACGGGACTTGGACTTGCAATATGTAAACAGATAGTAGAAGTTCATGGAGGAGAGATTTGGTGCAAAAGTAGCGTTGGAAAAGGCAGTGAATTTGTATTCTATATTCCTTTTAAGTAG
- a CDS encoding NAD-binding protein, translating into MYIIIIGCGGLGSGMAKVLSSEGNDVVVVDRDVNKLEKLNEGYDGQRINGIEFDNDILNEAGINNADVFLALTQDDNINILASKIAKDIYGVKNVLARVCNFNKEIIYKSLNISTINTTKLGIDLIKNNISRNDYRFIEALDSAISIIEVPILNNKIITKEELEKKFKCNVCSYSKQNFKYNIVTKEETFKNGDKLVCAIQDGYKEELIEFFSI; encoded by the coding sequence TTGTATATAATAATAATTGGCTGTGGTGGTCTTGGAAGTGGTATGGCCAAGGTTTTAAGCAGTGAAGGCAACGATGTAGTAGTAGTAGATAGAGATGTTAATAAACTTGAAAAGTTAAACGAGGGTTATGATGGACAAAGAATAAATGGAATAGAGTTTGATAATGATATTTTAAATGAAGCTGGAATAAATAATGCCGATGTATTCTTAGCCCTGACCCAAGATGATAATATAAATATACTTGCAAGTAAGATAGCAAAAGACATATATGGTGTAAAAAATGTATTGGCAAGAGTATGCAATTTTAATAAAGAAATTATATATAAATCTTTAAATATTAGTACAATTAATACAACTAAACTAGGAATTGATCTTATAAAAAACAATATTAGCAGAAATGATTATAGATTTATAGAAGCTTTAGATAGCGCTATTTCTATTATTGAGGTTCCAATACTAAATAATAAAATTATAACGAAAGAAGAGCTAGAGAAGAAATTTAAGTGCAATGTATGTTCATATTCAAAACAAAATTTTAAGTATAATATAGTGACAAAAGAGGAGACTTTCAAAAATGGAGATAAGCTTGTTTGTGCAATTCAAGATGGTTATAAGGAGGAACTTATTGAATTTTTTAGTATATAA
- a CDS encoding DUF1836 domain-containing protein: MSEKIFSIKDINLLAKEISNNNIVAYEDLPQYDLFLSQVIDYLNDRFENEKYTKNIVQNYIKGDIISKPEDGKKRGYTKLHLAQLVLLSYMRPILTTDEISKVFRLAFNEINDRSDDIISWEKAYKLFSKIQDESFSNFLETDYFDEKRFNEIITGLNLKKDDEERILVFIVVMSLIAQASAIKKLAQKIVDVYKSENN, from the coding sequence ATGTCAGAAAAAATTTTTTCTATAAAGGATATAAACTTGTTAGCAAAGGAAATTTCCAATAATAACATTGTTGCTTATGAAGATTTGCCTCAGTATGATTTATTTTTATCTCAAGTTATAGATTATCTTAATGATAGATTTGAAAATGAAAAGTATACTAAAAACATTGTACAAAACTATATTAAAGGTGATATTATCTCAAAACCAGAGGATGGTAAAAAAAGAGGTTATACAAAACTTCATTTAGCACAGTTAGTCCTTTTAAGCTATATGAGACCTATACTTACAACGGACGAAATTAGTAAAGTATTTAGGCTTGCGTTTAATGAAATAAACGATAGATCAGATGATATTATATCTTGGGAAAAAGCATATAAGTTATTCTCAAAGATACAAGATGAGAGTTTTTCTAATTTTTTAGAAACAGATTATTTTGACGAGAAAAGGTTCAATGAAATAATTACAGGACTTAACCTTAAAAAAGATGATGAAGAAAGAATACTAGTGTTTATTGTTGTGATGAGTTTAATTGCTCAGGCAAGTGCAATAAAAAAATTAGCACAGAAGATAGTTGATGTATATAAAAGCGAAAATAACTAA
- a CDS encoding YvrJ family protein: protein MENLVGLVGNLGFPIAISLYLLVRIEGKLESLTGSINNLSNVIKAMLKNN, encoded by the coding sequence ATGGAAAATTTAGTGGGTTTAGTTGGAAACTTAGGCTTTCCAATAGCTATAAGTCTATATCTTTTGGTGAGAATAGAAGGTAAGCTTGAAAGTCTAACAGGAAGCATTAATAACCTTTCTAATGTTATAAAAGCTATGCTTAAAAATAATTGA
- a CDS encoding GerAB/ArcD/ProY family transporter, whose protein sequence is MRKDDLLTSNQITFMVLGSVIGAGFVSIPNALVKTAYQDAWISAVLSLIYPVFSLFWQITL, encoded by the coding sequence ATGCGTAAAGATGATTTATTGACCTCCAATCAAATTACATTTATGGTACTAGGCTCTGTTATTGGTGCTGGCTTTGTAAGTATTCCCAACGCCCTAGTTAAAACAGCCTACCAAGATGCCTGGATATCCGCTGTATTAAGCTTAATTTATCCAGTATTCAGCCTTTTTTGGCAAATTACATTATAA
- a CDS encoding TrkA C-terminal domain-containing protein translates to MCSTAVISNLIEAQLTSKKLRVLQALDKGEILLVEIFIMENCKWKNKLISNLDIPKGCVIVSILRNEKIVAPSGSIEIRERDRVLVTINVDEKLELEKSL, encoded by the coding sequence GTGTGCAGTACAGCAGTTATATCAAACTTAATTGAGGCACAACTTACAAGTAAGAAATTAAGGGTACTTCAAGCGCTTGATAAAGGTGAAATACTACTTGTTGAAATATTTATAATGGAAAATTGTAAATGGAAGAATAAACTCATAAGTAATTTGGATATTCCAAAGGGTTGTGTAATAGTATCTATTCTTAGAAATGAAAAAATCGTAGCGCCAAGTGGAAGTATTGAGATAAGAGAAAGAGATAGAGTGCTTGTAACAATAAATGTGGATGAAAAATTAGAATTAGAAAAGAGCTTGTAA
- a CDS encoding protease inhibitor I42 family protein, protein MKMRCKIALLVVGALLIPNSVQALQVKDFPANNTGINSEIINMPLKDNDLVHEEGNVSYIIGKVNNLSTGTKDTSVLISSEGFIRTGFNDLILHIDENTEITDENGNKIDIKEVKEEALVKAYYKKALTKSLPPQSNALKLVILKDDNPYTVDKFLQEKDEVTIDEGQIATICLKENKSTGYNWSYSVDKEDVIELSHETEVEFYNSKKLLGADSEHYWHFKAVKPGKVNVVFKLYRPFEGEDEAIRTYRFQINVSPKKANKNLYYPNKNTVIR, encoded by the coding sequence ATGAAGATGAGGTGTAAAATAGCACTATTAGTAGTAGGGGCTCTTTTAATTCCAAATTCTGTGCAGGCTTTACAAGTTAAAGATTTTCCTGCAAATAATACTGGAATAAATAGTGAAATTATTAATATGCCTTTGAAAGACAATGATTTAGTTCATGAAGAAGGAAATGTTTCTTATATTATAGGAAAAGTAAATAACCTTAGTACTGGAACTAAAGATACATCTGTTTTAATAAGTTCTGAGGGTTTTATTAGAACTGGATTTAATGATTTGATTTTACACATTGATGAAAATACAGAAATTACAGATGAGAATGGAAACAAAATAGATATTAAAGAGGTAAAAGAGGAGGCTTTAGTAAAAGCTTATTATAAAAAGGCTCTAACTAAGAGTTTGCCACCTCAAAGTAATGCACTTAAATTGGTTATATTAAAAGATGATAATCCTTATACTGTTGATAAGTTTTTGCAGGAGAAAGATGAAGTAACTATTGATGAGGGACAGATTGCAACGATATGCCTTAAAGAAAACAAAAGCACAGGTTACAATTGGAGCTATTCTGTAGATAAGGAAGATGTCATTGAATTAAGTCATGAAACAGAAGTAGAATTTTACAATAGTAAAAAGTTATTAGGTGCGGATAGCGAGCATTACTGGCATTTTAAGGCAGTAAAACCGGGAAAGGTAAATGTAGTATTTAAATTATATAGGCCTTTTGAGGGAGAAGATGAAGCAATTAGGACTTATAGATTTCAAATAAATGTTAGTCCTAAAAAAGCTAACAAAAATCTTTATTATCCCAATAAAAACACGGTAATAAGATAA
- a CDS encoding response regulator, translating to MKKVIIVDDTKNIRNLLTTCLQIEGYETIEAKNGEEALSIIENEEIDLAFIDIKMPEISGTELLKRIRARGKEFTVVIMTAFPTIKNAVDCTKLGAVAYLQKPFTAERIKNLLDEIDEEIIDDDNLSIYIKNAKKYMEDNNMGEALKILKRALAVEPKFAEAYYLISKIYGTIGDEGEAKRFYEVSKLFGYGKGGKL from the coding sequence GTGAAAAAGGTTATAATTGTGGATGATACAAAGAATATAAGAAATCTCCTAACTACGTGTTTACAGATAGAGGGTTATGAAACCATTGAGGCTAAAAATGGTGAAGAAGCTTTAAGTATAATAGAAAATGAAGAAATTGATTTAGCTTTTATTGATATAAAGATGCCAGAAATTAGCGGTACAGAGCTTTTAAAGAGAATAAGAGCCAGGGGCAAGGAGTTTACGGTTGTTATAATGACAGCCTTTCCTACAATTAAAAATGCAGTAGACTGCACTAAATTAGGAGCAGTAGCCTATCTACAAAAGCCATTTACTGCAGAGCGAATAAAAAATCTTTTAGATGAGATTGATGAAGAAATAATTGATGATGATAATCTATCTATTTATATAAAAAATGCAAAAAAATATATGGAAGATAACAACATGGGAGAGGCACTAAAAATTTTGAAAAGGGCACTTGCTGTAGAACCTAAATTTGCAGAAGCCTATTATCTAATTAGCAAAATTTATGGCACTATTGGTGATGAAGGTGAAGCTAAACGCTTTTATGAAGTATCTAAATTATTTGGTTACGGAAAGGGAGGAAAATTGTGA
- a CDS encoding Ger(x)C family spore germination C-terminal domain-containing protein: MDMYVRLDAEGRNIVLPLVGVKKNEPQIIGMALFNHDKMVTSIDMYETKAMNLLRENNVKGQLTLQKNPKDSLVYYASSKRKVKCTKKNGKYYFQIELSLAGDVTSNSLFDNISESEDSQKLFEKSISSYTEKYCENFINKMQKNYKIDCLELGEVAASKYGRRTGVDWNKIICENSVINVKVTSKIVNTGRGQY, encoded by the coding sequence ATGGATATGTACGTACGCCTAGATGCTGAAGGAAGAAATATAGTTCTTCCCTTAGTTGGAGTTAAAAAAAATGAACCTCAAATTATAGGAATGGCTTTGTTCAACCACGATAAAATGGTAACTTCAATAGACATGTATGAAACAAAAGCTATGAATCTTCTAAGAGAGAATAATGTAAAAGGTCAACTCACACTTCAAAAAAACCCAAAAGACTCTTTGGTATATTACGCATCAAGTAAACGAAAAGTAAAATGCACTAAAAAAAATGGAAAATATTACTTTCAAATAGAACTAAGTCTTGCAGGTGACGTTACCTCAAATTCTTTATTTGATAATATAAGCGAAAGTGAAGATTCACAAAAACTCTTTGAAAAATCTATTTCTTCATATACGGAAAAATACTGTGAGAATTTTATAAATAAAATGCAAAAGAACTACAAAATAGACTGTTTGGAACTTGGAGAAGTTGCAGCTTCAAAATACGGTCGAAGAACTGGAGTGGATTGGAACAAGATAATATGTGAAAACTCAGTTATTAATGTAAAGGTAACTTCTAAAATTGTAAATACAGGAAGAGGCCAATACTAA
- the arcA gene encoding arginine deiminase gives MHRRDIHVYSEIGKLKTVLLHRPGEEIENLTPEYLERLLFDDIPFLKIARKEHDNFAKVLQDNGVEVLYLEKLAAEAVTNETVKEEFLSEVIDECNIKDEKNINILKEYFKSFPTKAMIDKIMAGVRKKDIGIKEKYEEYPFVMDPMPNLYFTRDPFACIGHGISLNSMRTNTRKRETIFGKYIFKYHPEFKDSDIPIWYDRSSKYNIEGGDELVLSKEVLAIGHSQRTDKEAVIDMAKRIFEEEQSFKTVLIFDIPKSRAFMHLDTVFTMIDYDKFTVHPGIEGDLKVTALTYDEHKKQLIIKEEEGGLEKILSEHLNKDITLIRCGGGDNIIAGREQWNDGSNTLAIAPSKVITYERNYVTNEILDKYNITVLEIASSELSRGRGGPRCMSMPLFREDL, from the coding sequence ATGCATAGAAGAGATATACATGTATATTCTGAAATTGGAAAGCTTAAAACTGTACTTCTTCATAGACCTGGAGAGGAGATAGAAAATTTAACTCCAGAATACTTAGAAAGACTTTTGTTTGATGATATACCTTTCTTAAAAATAGCAAGAAAAGAGCATGATAATTTTGCAAAGGTTCTACAAGATAATGGGGTTGAGGTGTTGTATTTAGAAAAACTTGCAGCAGAAGCAGTTACAAATGAGACTGTAAAAGAAGAATTTTTGTCTGAAGTTATAGATGAATGTAATATTAAAGATGAAAAGAATATAAATATTTTGAAAGAGTATTTTAAATCTTTTCCTACAAAAGCTATGATAGATAAAATCATGGCCGGTGTTAGAAAAAAAGACATAGGTATTAAAGAGAAATATGAGGAATATCCATTTGTAATGGATCCAATGCCTAATTTGTATTTTACGAGAGATCCGTTTGCTTGTATAGGTCACGGGATATCTTTAAATTCCATGAGGACAAATACAAGAAAGAGAGAGACGATTTTTGGAAAATATATTTTTAAGTATCACCCAGAGTTCAAAGATTCAGATATTCCAATTTGGTATGATAGAAGTTCTAAATACAATATAGAAGGTGGGGATGAACTTGTATTATCTAAAGAGGTGTTAGCCATAGGACATAGTCAAAGAACTGATAAAGAAGCTGTTATAGATATGGCTAAAAGAATATTTGAAGAAGAGCAAAGTTTTAAAACAGTGCTTATATTTGATATTCCAAAATCAAGAGCATTCATGCATTTAGATACAGTTTTTACTATGATAGACTACGATAAATTTACAGTGCATCCTGGTATAGAAGGTGATTTAAAGGTTACCGCATTAACTTATGATGAACACAAAAAACAGCTTATAATAAAAGAAGAGGAAGGAGGACTTGAAAAAATATTATCAGAGCATTTAAATAAGGATATAACACTGATTAGATGTGGTGGTGGAGATAACATTATAGCAGGAAGGGAGCAGTGGAATGATGGCTCAAACACCCTTGCTATAGCACCTTCAAAGGTTATAACTTATGAAAGAAATTATGTAACTAATGAAATACTAGATAAGTATAATATAACTGTTCTTGAAATAGCATCCTCAGAGTTATCAAGAGGAAGAGGAGGCCCAAGATGTATGTCTATGCCTCTATTTAGGGAAGATCTATAA
- a CDS encoding TrkH family potassium uptake protein produces MENIKNKNLKIIGYYSGYIVNATAILMLIPVITSILFREWSVVIDFIISAAMSLSMGLIFILYGREIKKCSDIEWKHGLVIAAFSWIVLTILCAVPYVLSGYCNSLIDGCFDVMSGFTTTGLVLIQDLDHAPMGLNMWRHIITFLGGQGMVVFAISFMIKKTVGAYKIYVGEGKDIELVPNIKGTAKIIWFISFIYLIIGTIALWINGIVIGLKPVSSFFHALFIYMSAWSTGGFSPMSQGMGYYHSFSYENIAIIFFIIGSLNFGLHYKIWLGDRKEIFKNIETKSFFISVTTISFFCILYLVNKSVYNDAASIFRRVVFNVLSAHTTTGFANVYAKQFTVQWGEFGIICMTIAMLIGGSACSTAGGFKGLRVGIVLKGIIAYVKKLMISERSVKIFKFHYMKEQVLTDSVVKSSCLIILCYIALFVIGTCLGSFYGYPLAESAFEAASVTGNVGLTIGVTTLAMPYPIKVYYIVAMYLGRLEFISVFALIGFVIEGVKKLCLKK; encoded by the coding sequence ATGGAAAACATTAAAAATAAAAATTTAAAAATAATCGGGTATTATAGTGGATACATCGTAAATGCTACAGCTATTCTCATGCTAATACCGGTTATTACATCAATTTTATTCAGAGAGTGGAGTGTTGTCATAGATTTTATCATTTCTGCTGCAATGTCTTTAAGTATGGGTCTTATATTTATATTATATGGAAGAGAAATAAAAAAATGTAGTGATATTGAGTGGAAGCATGGACTTGTAATAGCGGCTTTTTCTTGGATTGTGCTTACTATCTTATGTGCAGTTCCATATGTTCTTTCGGGATATTGTAATAGCTTAATTGATGGGTGTTTTGATGTAATGAGTGGTTTTACAACTACAGGATTAGTTCTTATTCAGGATTTAGATCATGCTCCAATGGGACTTAATATGTGGAGACACATTATAACATTTTTAGGGGGGCAAGGTATGGTGGTGTTTGCCATATCTTTTATGATTAAAAAAACCGTAGGAGCTTACAAAATATATGTTGGGGAAGGTAAGGATATAGAGCTTGTCCCAAATATAAAAGGAACAGCTAAAATTATTTGGTTTATAAGTTTTATATATTTAATTATTGGAACCATAGCTTTGTGGATAAATGGTATTGTTATTGGATTAAAACCTGTATCATCTTTTTTTCATGCTCTTTTTATTTATATGTCTGCTTGGAGTACAGGAGGATTTAGTCCTATGTCTCAAGGAATGGGTTACTATCATAGCTTTTCATATGAAAATATAGCAATTATCTTTTTTATAATTGGTTCTTTGAATTTTGGACTTCATTATAAAATTTGGTTAGGGGATAGAAAGGAAATATTTAAGAATATTGAAACTAAGAGCTTCTTTATATCTGTAACTACTATATCTTTTTTCTGTATTTTATATTTAGTTAATAAATCTGTATATAATGATGCAGCATCTATTTTTAGAAGAGTAGTATTTAATGTGCTATCAGCTCATACAACTACAGGTTTTGCAAATGTATATGCTAAACAGTTTACGGTACAGTGGGGAGAATTCGGAATAATATGTATGACTATTGCTATGCTTATAGGTGGCTCAGCTTGTTCAACAGCAGGAGGATTTAAAGGATTAAGAGTTGGTATTGTACTTAAGGGTATAATTGCCTATGTAAAAAAATTAATGATATCTGAAAGAAGCGTTAAGATATTTAAATTTCATTATATGAAGGAACAGGTTCTTACGGATTCTGTGGTTAAAAGCTCATGTCTTATAATTTTATGCTATATTGCTTTATTTGTAATAGGAACTTGTTTAGGAAGTTTTTATGGTTACCCTTTGGCAGAGTCAGCTTTTGAAGCTGCTTCAGTTACTGGAAATGTTGGACTTACTATAGGGGTAACTACTTTAGCTATGCCATATCCAATTAAAGTATACTATATAGTTGCTATGTACCTTGGAAGGCTAGAGTTTATATCAGTCTTTGCTTTGATTGGATTTGTGATTGAGGGAGTGAAAAAGTTATGTTTAAAAAAATAA